A DNA window from Actinokineospora baliensis contains the following coding sequences:
- a CDS encoding DUF1707 SHOCT-like domain-containing protein, producing the protein MATGREANIRVGTAEREAAVAALADHLSNGRIDLAEYEQRVTQATAARTRSDLHTLFDDLPAPHPSFDPPQVEAKVVVQQDTLWERPAPRRNNRGLVAFLGVAALSTVAVVAITSTWWALAPLAILALILVFAS; encoded by the coding sequence ATGGCGACCGGTCGCGAGGCCAACATCAGAGTCGGCACCGCCGAGCGCGAAGCGGCCGTGGCCGCCCTGGCCGACCACCTGTCCAACGGCCGCATCGACCTGGCCGAATACGAGCAACGCGTCACCCAGGCCACCGCCGCCCGAACCCGCTCAGACCTCCACACCCTCTTCGACGACCTCCCCGCCCCCCACCCGTCCTTCGACCCACCCCAGGTCGAGGCCAAGGTTGTCGTTCAACAGGACACCCTCTGGGAACGACCAGCGCCTCGGCGCAACAACCGAGGCCTGGTCGCCTTTCTCGGTGTAGCCGCCCTGAGCACCGTGGCCGTAGTCGCCATCACCTCAACCTGGTGGGCCCTAGCCCCCCTAGCCATCCTGGCCCTAATCCTCGTCTTCGCCTCTTAG
- a CDS encoding YceI family protein, which produces MTTAIRIPGYVAGTWDIDPIHSDVSFVVRHLGLARYRRSFERFSGVIVTAEDPFASTFTAEIDTASFDTGLESFNRHLLSPDFFNVDAHPTATLTSTALRPNGDNYLLDAELTLLGTTRQITLDVEALGFGVGIDGAQKTAFSASTTLSRADFGLTYQSTLTNGNFVISDDVRVLVEIEAVLRKDA; this is translated from the coding sequence GTGACCACCGCCATCCGGATCCCCGGCTACGTCGCCGGGACCTGGGACATCGACCCCATCCACTCGGACGTGTCCTTCGTGGTGCGCCACCTCGGCCTGGCCCGCTACCGGCGCAGCTTCGAGCGCTTCTCCGGCGTCATCGTCACCGCGGAGGACCCGTTCGCCTCGACCTTCACCGCCGAGATCGACACCGCCTCCTTCGACACCGGCCTCGAGTCGTTCAACAGACACCTCCTGAGCCCCGACTTCTTCAACGTCGACGCGCACCCCACGGCCACCCTCACCTCGACCGCCCTGCGCCCCAACGGCGACAACTACCTGCTCGACGCCGAACTGACCCTGCTCGGCACCACCCGCCAGATCACCCTCGACGTAGAGGCCCTCGGCTTCGGCGTGGGCATCGACGGCGCGCAGAAGACGGCCTTCTCGGCCTCGACCACCCTCAGCCGGGCCGACTTCGGCCTGACCTACCAGTCCACCCTCACCAACGGCAACTTCGTCATCAGCGACGACGTGCGCGTACTGGTGGAAATCGAAGCTGTGCTGCGCAAGGACGCCTGA
- a CDS encoding cysteine desulfurase-like protein, which translates to MTYDVAAVRARFPALAEGAAHFDGPGGSQVPVDVAEAVAGVMVAAVANRGRVTAAERRADLIVTEARQAVADLLGADPRGVVFGRSMTQLTYDLSRALAKGWGPGDEVIVTRLDHDANIRPWVQAAAAAGATLRWADFDPATGVLPTAAITDLLTPKTKLVAVTAASNLLGTQPDIPAITAAVHGVGALAYVDGVHHTAHALVDVKAFGADFYACSQYKFLGPHLGTVVADPELLETLRPDKLLPSSDAVPERFELGTLPYESLAGSTAAVEFLANLVPGEGTRRERLTRSLTALHEHETVLLRRLESGLRALPGVTVYGDPERARTSTVLFTVDGLTPQEVYERLGLAGVNAPASHFYAIECARHLGIGDAGAVRAGIAPYTNESDVDRLLTAVVDLAG; encoded by the coding sequence ATGACTTACGACGTGGCGGCGGTCCGGGCGAGGTTCCCCGCGCTCGCCGAAGGTGCGGCGCACTTCGACGGGCCGGGCGGCTCTCAGGTGCCGGTGGACGTGGCCGAGGCGGTGGCCGGGGTGATGGTCGCCGCGGTGGCCAACCGGGGGCGGGTGACGGCGGCCGAGCGGCGGGCCGACCTCATCGTCACCGAGGCCAGGCAGGCGGTCGCCGACCTGCTCGGCGCCGATCCGCGCGGGGTGGTGTTCGGCCGCAGCATGACCCAGCTCACCTACGACCTGTCCCGCGCGCTGGCCAAGGGCTGGGGCCCGGGCGACGAGGTGATCGTCACCCGGCTTGACCACGACGCCAACATCCGGCCGTGGGTGCAGGCCGCGGCCGCGGCGGGGGCGACCCTCCGCTGGGCCGACTTCGACCCGGCGACCGGGGTGCTGCCCACTGCCGCCATCACCGACCTGCTCACCCCGAAGACCAAGCTGGTCGCGGTCACCGCCGCGTCCAACCTGCTCGGCACCCAGCCGGACATCCCCGCGATCACCGCGGCCGTGCACGGGGTCGGCGCCCTCGCCTACGTCGACGGGGTGCACCACACCGCGCACGCGCTGGTCGACGTCAAGGCGTTCGGCGCGGACTTCTACGCCTGCTCGCAGTACAAGTTCCTCGGCCCGCACCTCGGCACGGTCGTCGCCGACCCGGAGTTGCTGGAGACCCTGCGGCCGGACAAGCTGCTGCCGTCCTCCGACGCGGTCCCGGAGCGGTTCGAGCTGGGGACGCTGCCGTACGAGTCATTGGCCGGGAGTACGGCGGCCGTTGAGTTCCTCGCGAACCTGGTGCCGGGCGAGGGAACAAGGCGAGAGCGCCTGACGAGGTCGCTGACCGCTCTGCACGAGCACGAGACCGTCCTCTTGCGACGACTCGAAAGCGGCTTGCGCGCACTTCCCGGCGTCACCGTCTACGGAGATCCTGAGCGCGCGAGGACTTCTACCGTTCTGTTCACAGTGGACGGCTTGACACCGCAAGAGGTGTACGAGCGCCTGGGATTGGCTGGGGTCAATGCGCCCGCAAGCCACTTCTACGCCATCGAGTGCGCTCGACACCTGGGTATCGGTGACGCGGGCGCAGTTCGCGCCGGGATCGCCCCGTACACCAACGAGTCCGATGTGGACCGCTTGCTCACCGCGGTGGTCGACCTGGCGGGATGA
- a CDS encoding S1 family peptidase: MRSSTTRKQAVVALGAIGLAAGAAVALTPAATAAPEALVPALQRDLGLTAEQVHQRIAAENGARALLPTARDAAGAAFGGSWLDGGTLVVGVADPGRADAVRATGARPAVVAHSAADLDATKAAIDEQAGAGAPTAVTGWYVDAPSNSVVLTVTRGAQGADVTSFVDKAKSAGAVRVAETTEAPQLFAGSIVGGNAYYINGSSRCSVGFSVEGGFVTAGHCGTTGSSATGADQSALGTFRGSSFPGNDYAWVASNSSWTPSPTVNGYGNGDVTVGGSSEAGVGQSVCRSGSTTGWHCGTIQATNASVNYPQGTVSGLTRTNACAEPGDSGGSWVSGDQAQGVTSGGSGDCSSGGTTYFQPVNEILSVYGLTLVTG, from the coding sequence ATGCGCAGCAGCACCACGAGAAAACAGGCGGTCGTCGCGTTGGGCGCCATCGGACTGGCCGCGGGCGCGGCCGTGGCGCTCACCCCGGCGGCCACCGCGGCACCAGAGGCGCTCGTCCCGGCCCTCCAGCGCGACCTCGGCCTCACCGCCGAGCAGGTGCACCAGCGGATCGCCGCGGAGAACGGCGCGCGGGCCCTGCTGCCCACCGCCCGCGACGCCGCGGGCGCGGCCTTCGGCGGGTCGTGGCTCGACGGCGGCACCCTCGTGGTCGGCGTGGCCGACCCGGGCAGAGCGGACGCCGTCCGCGCCACCGGTGCCCGTCCGGCCGTGGTGGCGCACAGCGCCGCGGACCTGGACGCGACCAAGGCCGCCATCGACGAGCAGGCAGGCGCGGGCGCGCCGACCGCCGTCACCGGTTGGTACGTCGACGCGCCGTCCAACTCGGTCGTCCTCACCGTGACCCGCGGCGCACAGGGTGCCGACGTCACGTCCTTCGTGGACAAGGCCAAGAGCGCCGGGGCGGTCCGCGTCGCCGAGACCACCGAAGCGCCCCAGCTGTTCGCCGGGTCGATCGTGGGCGGGAACGCCTACTACATCAACGGGTCCAGCCGGTGCTCGGTCGGGTTCTCGGTCGAAGGCGGGTTCGTCACCGCCGGTCACTGCGGCACCACCGGTTCCAGCGCGACCGGCGCGGACCAGAGCGCGCTCGGCACCTTCCGCGGTTCGTCCTTCCCCGGCAACGACTACGCCTGGGTCGCGTCGAACTCGTCGTGGACCCCGTCGCCGACGGTGAACGGCTACGGCAACGGGGACGTGACCGTCGGCGGCTCCTCCGAGGCCGGAGTCGGCCAGAGCGTCTGCCGGTCCGGGTCGACCACCGGGTGGCACTGCGGCACCATCCAGGCCACCAACGCCTCGGTGAACTACCCGCAGGGCACCGTGTCCGGCCTGACCCGCACCAACGCCTGCGCCGAGCCGGGTGACTCCGGCGGCTCGTGGGTCAGCGGCGACCAGGCCCAGGGCGTCACCTCGGGTGGGTCCGGCGACTGCTCTTCCGGTGGCACGACGTACTTCCAGCCGGTCAACGAGATCCTCTCGGTGTACGGGCTCACGCTCGTCACCGGCTGA
- a CDS encoding alpha/beta hydrolase: protein MPLHPQVRAVAQAGGVPPPLTVETLPAARAGFVASTLAEAGPGTPLADVSDVDAYGVPVRIYRPAPGAPVVFYLHGGGWAMGDLDTHDPLCRYLAALSGAAVVAVDYRLAPEHPFPAASDDVDAAIAWIRREGEALGLDTTRIAIAGDSAGAHLATTAARRWRDRGQPFAAQVLICPITDHTAPLSDVDSPGLLEQGLAFCWDAYAPAGVDRDQPDLSPTSADLTGMPPTLVITAEYDILRASGESYALSLAEAGVPAVSVTYQGMIHGFFRRLARFDSARQAVAQVAANLRAELS from the coding sequence GTGCCGCTGCACCCCCAGGTGCGCGCAGTCGCCCAGGCCGGTGGCGTCCCGCCGCCGCTGACGGTCGAGACGCTGCCCGCGGCGCGGGCCGGGTTCGTGGCGAGCACGCTCGCCGAGGCGGGACCGGGCACGCCGCTGGCCGATGTGTCCGATGTGGACGCCTACGGGGTGCCGGTGCGGATCTACCGGCCCGCGCCCGGCGCACCGGTCGTGTTCTACCTGCACGGCGGCGGCTGGGCCATGGGCGACCTGGACACCCACGACCCGCTGTGCCGCTACCTGGCCGCGCTCTCCGGGGCGGCCGTGGTCGCCGTCGACTACCGGCTGGCCCCCGAGCACCCGTTCCCCGCCGCCAGCGACGACGTCGACGCCGCCATCGCCTGGATCCGCCGCGAGGGCGAGGCGCTCGGGCTCGACACCACGCGGATCGCGATCGCGGGCGACTCCGCTGGCGCGCACCTGGCCACCACCGCCGCCCGCCGCTGGCGCGACCGGGGCCAGCCCTTCGCCGCGCAGGTGCTGATCTGCCCGATCACCGACCACACCGCCCCGCTGTCCGATGTGGACAGCCCGGGACTGCTGGAGCAGGGCCTGGCCTTCTGCTGGGACGCCTACGCCCCAGCCGGGGTCGACCGGGACCAACCCGACCTGTCCCCCACCTCGGCCGACCTCACCGGCATGCCCCCCACCCTGGTGATCACCGCCGAGTACGACATCCTCCGCGCCAGCGGCGAGTCCTACGCCCTGTCCCTGGCCGAAGCGGGCGTCCCCGCCGTCAGCGTCACCTACCAGGGCATGATCCACGGCTTCTTCCGCCGCCTGGCCCGCTTCGACTCCGCCCGC